The region TTTATTACTGGGAAGGCAAGCTGGAGCAAGAGTACGAAGTTCAGATGTTGCTCAAAACTAATCTGGCGAATCAGCAGGCTCTCCTGGACTGCCTCAAATCTCATCATCCTTACCAAACCCCGGAGCTGCTGGTCCTGCCAGTGGTTCATGGCGATAACGACTATCTCTCATGGCTCAACGCTTCCTTACGCTGATCCTGCTGCTGTGCAGCACGTCAGCTTTTGCCGGGTTGTTTGACGCGCCCGGCCGTTCGAACTTCATCCCTGCCGATCAGGCTTTCGTTTTCGATTTTCAGCAAAACCAGCATGACCTTACGCTCAACTGGCAGGTGAAAGAGGGTTATTACCTCTATCGCAAGCAGGTAAGCATTACGCCTGCTCAGGCCAGCGTGGGCGCTTTACAGATGCCCTCTGGCGAGTGGCATGAGGACGAGTTCTACGGCAAGAGTGAAATCTACCGCCAGCGCCTGAGCGTGCCTGTTACGGTGAATCAGGCGGATAAAGGTGCGACCCTGACGGTGACCTATCAGGGGTGCGCGGACGCGGGATTCTGCTATCCGCCTGAAACGAAGGTCGTTCCGCTCAGCGAAGTTAAGGCTGCCGCCGCTTTCTCCCCTCTCCCCTCTGGGGAGAGCGGTAAAAGTGAAGCCGCGTCAGACCTTCCGTTCTCCGCGCTGTGGGCCTTGCTGATCGGTATCGGCATTGCCTTTACGCCGTGCGTGCTGCCGATGTATCCGCTCATCTCTGGCATCGTGCTGGGCGGTAAGCAACGGCTTTCCACCGCCCGCGCCCTGCTGTTGGCCTTTATTTATGTGCAGGGCATGGCGTTGACCTACACAGCCCTTGGCCTTGTGGTTGCCGCTGCCGGGTTACAGTTCCAGGCCGCACTGCAGCATCCTTACGTCCTTATTGGCTTGTCGGTGGTGTTTATCCTGCTGGCT is a window of Enterobacter pseudoroggenkampii DNA encoding:
- the cutA gene encoding divalent cation tolerance protein CutA, which encodes MNTPDAVVVLCTAPDEASAQDLAAKVLAEKLAACVTLLPGATSLYYWEGKLEQEYEVQMLLKTNLANQQALLDCLKSHHPYQTPELLVLPVVHGDNDYLSWLNASLR